A region from the Caloenas nicobarica isolate bCalNic1 chromosome 11, bCalNic1.hap1, whole genome shotgun sequence genome encodes:
- the EOGT gene encoding EGF domain-specific O-linked N-acetylglucosamine transferase, with the protein MFMLLAFGLLLQEILANSQAENLTELKNIPEEPLYSYKAINLPDEHIPYFLHNNQHIAGICKQDSHCPYKKYLKKLKSCWGYEKSCKSDYRFSYPVCDYVETGWASDIETAQQIFWKQADFGYIRERLNEMKTHCKPAATGDSSLTCSQYLQHCRATNLYIDLRTVKRNHDRFKEDFLQKGEIGGHCTLDVQAFLAEGQRKSPLQSWFAELQTFTALNFKPLEDQKCDVVIEKPTYFMKLDAGVNMYHHFCDFVNLYITQHINNSFSTDVNIVMWDTSSYGYGDLFSETWKAFTDYEIIHLKTFDSKRVCFKEAVFSLLPRMRYGLFYNTPLISGCHSTGLFRAFSQHVLHRLNITQEGPKDGKIRVTILARSTDYRKILNQNELVNALKTVSTLEVKVVDYKYKELEFSEQLRITHNSDIFIGMHGAGLTHLLFLPDWAVVFELYNCEDERCYLDLARLRGIHYITWRKRNKVFPQDQGHHPTLGEHPKFTNYSFDVEEFMYLVLLAANHVSQHSKWPFRVKHDEF; encoded by the exons ATGTTCATGTTGCTTGCATTTGGATTGCTGCTGCAAGAAATTCTGGCTAATTCCCAAGCTGAAAATcttactgaattaaaaaacattCCGGAAGAGCCATTATATAGCTACAAAGCTATCAACTTGCCAGATGAACATATTCCCTACTTTCTGCACAATAATCAGCATATTGCTGGCATCTGTAAGCAGGACTCTCATTGCCCATATAAA AAATACTTGAAGAAACTAAAATCCTGCTGGGGTTATGAGAAATCTTGCAAATCAGATTACAGGTTCAGTTACCCAGTGTGTGATTATGTTGAAACTGGATG GGCAAGTGACATTGAGACAGCCCAACAGATATTCTGGAAACAAGCTGACTTTGGTTACATTCGAGAGAGGCTCAATGAAATGAAAACCCATTGCAAGCCTGCAGCAACA GGAGATTCATCTCTGACCTGTTCTCAGTACCTTCAGCACTGCAGAGCAACAAACTTGTACATTGATTTACGAACTGTGAAGAGAAACCATGACAG ATTCAAAGAAGACTTCTTGCAGAAGGGAGAAATTGGAGGTCATTGCACACTCGATGTTCAAGCATTTTTGGCTGAAGGTCAACGCAAGAGCCCTCTGCAGTCTTG GTTTGCAGAACTCCAGACATTTACTGCATTAAACTTCAAGCCCCTAGAAGATCAGAAGTGTGATGTTGTTATTGAAAAGCCAACATACTTCATGAAATTAGATGCAG gTGTTAATATGTACCATCACTTCTGTGATTTCGTCAATCTTTATATTACACAGCATATTAATAATTCCTTCAGCACTGATGTCAACATAGTCATGTGGGACACT AGCTCATATGGCTATGGTGACCTGTTCAGTGAGACATGGAAGGCATTTACTGATTATGAAATAATACACTTGAAAACCTTTGACTCTAAAAGG GTATGCTTTAAAGAAGCAGTCTTCTCATTACTGCCTCGGATGCGATACGGCTTGTTTTATAACACACCATTG atctcaGGCTGTCACAGTACGGGGCTATTTAGAGCATTTTCTCAGCATGTGTTGCACAGATTAAATATCACACAAGAAGGACCCAAG gatGGGAAAATTCGAGTCACAATACTTGCACGTAGTACAGATTACCGGAAAATATTAAACCAGAATGAG CTTGTGAATGCTTTGAAAACAGTATCAACGTTGGAGGTCAAAGTGGTAGACTACAAATACAA GGAACTTGAATTTTCAGAGCAACTGAGAATTACCCACAACTCTGATATATTCATTGGGATGCATGGAGCGGGACTTACCCATTTGCTCTTTCTGCCAGACTGGGCTGTTGTTTTTGAACT ATACAATTGTGAAGATGAACGTTGTTATCTGGATTTGGCAAGGCTGAGAGGCATTCACTACATCACTTGGCGAAAAAGGAATAAAGTGTTCCCTCAAGATCAG gGACACCACCCAACACTGGGAGAACATCCAAAATTCACAAACTACTCCTTTGATGTGGAAGAATTTATGTACTTGGTGCTTTTGGCTGCAAATCATGTTTCACAGCATTCCAAGTGGCCATTTAGGGTAAAACACGATGAATTCTAA